CAAGCCGACGGGAACGCTGCCGCCACGTAGTGTTTTTTGCCTGCTGGCGATTCGACGCCGAGGATCAGCATGTGTTCCGCCAGCCAGCCCTGATCGCGGCCCATGGTCGAGGCGATCCGCAATGCGAAGCACTTCTTGCCGAGCAGCGCATTGCCGCCGTAGCCGGAGCCGTAGGACCAGATTTCGCGGGTTTCCGGATAATGGACGATGTACTTGGTTGGGTTGCAAGGCCAGGCCACGTCCATCTGGCCAGCTGCCAGCGGCGCGCCGACGCTGTGCACGCATGGCACGAATTCACCGTCGGCGCCGAGCACGTCGTACACGGCTTTGCCCATGCGGGTCATGATGCGCATGTTGACAGCGACGTAAGGCGAGTCGGACAGTTCGACGCCGATATGCGCAATCGGCGAGCCCAGCGGACCATCGAGAATGGCACAACGTACATGGTGCGGCCCTGCATGCAGCCATCGAACAGGTTGTGCAACGTGTTGCGCATTTCGGCCGGATCGGTCCAGTTGTTGGTCGGGCCGGCGTCTTCTTTCTTGGCCGAACAGATGAAAGTGCGGTCTTCGACGCGTGCCACGTCCGATGGATCGGAACAGGCCAGGTAGCTGTTCGGACGCTTTTCCTGATTCAGCTTTTTCATGGTGCCCGCGGCGACCATTTCGGCGCACAGGCGATCGTATTCGGCTTGCGAGCCATCGCACCAGTAGATACGTTCAGGCTTGGTCAGTGCTGCAACTTCGGCGACCCAGTTGATCAGTTTTTGCTGTTTGACGTAGGCGGGTGCATTCAGTGCGGCGATGCCGCCCATGAGTGGTTGATTCATGAAAAACTACCTCCAATACTAATAAAGAAATTTTTTCATTCCAGTGCGGCGCGCGGCGCTCAAGCAACTGGTTTGCCAGGTGGTTCTGGCTTTGCTCTGACTCGATTGTTATCGCTATCAGTGGATGACCGCCGACAGCGAAAATGAAATAATGGGTCCGGTTCAGATCAGCGTTCGCTCGTTGGTTTTACTGCTGGCACACGCCGCATACCAAGGCTGATGTTGTCTCTTTTGTACAAGTTATCCTGGAAATTGGGGCGATTGTACACCCGATTTGTAGTGAAAATGACCAACTTTTGTAGTAAGGTATTTTCCATTTTCCGGATGCCGTTGCTTTATTACGCAAAGCCCGGGTTTTCGCCGTTTTTCCCTGTTTATTCTTCAATTTCCTGATCAAGAAACCGCCATGAAAATTGCCGTATTGGATGATTATCAAGACAGCGTCCGTCATCTCGATTGCTTCAAGATGTTGGATGGCCACGACGTGAAAGTGTTCAACAATTCTGCGCGCGGAACCGGGCAGTTGGCGATCCGCCTGGCCGAATTTGACGCGCTGGTGCTGATCCGCGAACGCAGCACGTTTTCAAAGGCGCTGCTGCAAAAATTGCCGAACTTAAAAGTGATCTCGCAGACCGGCAAGGTCAGCGGCCATATCGATGTCGAAGCGGCTACCGAAAACGGCATCGCTATCGTTGAAGGCATTGGTGATCCAACTGCGCCGGCTGAACTGACCTGGGCGTTGATCATGGCTGCCAGCCGCCGTATTCCACGCTACGTCGCCAATTTGCAGCAAGGCCAATGGCAAACGGTGTCGTCGCTGCCGCAAAACAATGTGCTCGGCAATGTCCTCAAGGGACGGACACTGGCTATCTGGGGTTATGGAAAAATCGGCCGCATGATTGCCGGCTATGGCAAGGCGTTCGGCATGCGCGTGCTGGTCTGGGGCCGCGATGCCAGTCGCGCGGCAGCGCAGCAGGATGGCTATCAGGCCGCCGAATCGAAACAACAGTTTTTTTCTGAAGCCGATGTGCTGACATTGCATTTGCGCCTGAACGATGCGACACGCGGCATCGTTGAAGCCGGTGACCTGGCGCTGATGAAGCCGAGCGCTATCTTCGTCAATACCAGCCGCGCCGAACTGGTTGCCACCGATGCCTTGCTGCCTGCCTTGCAGCAAGGTCGGCCAGGTTACGCGGCGCTGGATGTGTATGAGACCGAGCCGTTGCCGCACACGTCCCCACTGTTGCAGATGGAGAATGTGCTGGCGTCGCCGCATCTCGGTTATGTGGAAAAAGACAGTTACGAGCTGTATTTCCGTGCGGCCTTCCAGAACCTGGTGGACTTTGCCAACGGTACGCCGAAGAATGTCCTGAACCCGAACGCCCTGTTGCAAAAATAATCGCAGGGGGCAGCGCGCCGAGCCTATGTCAAATCAATCGTCGTCCGCGCCACTCGGCAGGATCAGCTTGTTCAGCCTGGCGGCGGGTGCCGCCAGCGTGGTGTCGTGCCACATGCCGTTCCAGCCGGGCGGCCATGGCAGCGGTGGACCGCTGTACTCGGGTACGTTCTTGCGCACTGGGATCACCGGCAGGCTTGGCGGCAATACGCCGCCGCTCCAGCCGAGGCTGAACGCATAGTCGGGCAGCAAGGCGTCGCAGATGTGGGCAAACCAGTTGCTGTGATCCTCGTCGCGTCCCAATGCCTGCGCCAGGCCGTGCGGATCGAATTGCGCCAGGGCGCTCGCCAGTTCCGGCACTGAAGCGCCGGGCTGGTCGCCCCAGCCGAGGATCGGATTGAAATTGTAATCGGCGCCGGAACCGTACCAGCCTTCGCGCCATGGGCGTTCCATCCAGTTGCGGCGACCGCAAAATAGGTGCCAGCGCCAATGCAGGCCGGACGGTTTGGGCCAGTTGTACAGATACAAACGCTGATAACCGGCGCGATGCAATTCGCGCACCAGCGCCATCAGGCGCGCATGCGGCATGCGATCCGGTGGCGCCCGCCGGAACAGGATCGGCTCGCCATCGGCATGCTGCAATTCGTCGGATGACAGGTTCATGTCGAGCGTTCGCACTTCACTACCGAAGCGCGCGGCGACCCAACCGGTCAACAGGTTGACCGAGGTGATCACGCCATAGCCGCGATAGCGATGGAAAATAACAGTGCCGGGTGCGATGGGTTTCATGTGCGATGCTTAAAAAAGGGCTTATGCTGAAATCAAACGCTACCAGTGTAGCTGCTGCGCCGCGTTTTCATAGATAGCACGCTGTAACAATCTTTGATTGATACAGCCCGCCCGTAAAAACACGAGGCAGTGATTTTCTTTGCCATGTCCTAGTATAATCAGCCAACCCACAAGGCAGAAAGGACTAGCCACATGAAGCAACGTCCACACAATGCAAGTGAAAAGAAAGTCGATCCGCCCGATGCAGTGCCAGACGGCAGTGCGTTTTCCGCCAGCAGGCGCAATGCCATATTGCTGACCGGCGTCAGTTTCGCATTGCTGAGTACGCCACGCTGGATGCGGCAAGCATCCGCCCAAACCCAATCCCCCCTCCCGTAACACCCGCCGCATCCGCATCCTCTCCGCAAAATCCCGCCAATCAGCAGCAAAGTAATTTCCTGGCTCTATCGACATTGTTGACCGGTACGCAAAAACTCAATCCGCGCACCGGCACGAGAATCTATGGCGCGCTGAGTACGCAGGCGATCGAGTTTGAAAAGCAGGCTGCGGCGCTTTGGCAATACGCGCTCGATCATCAGATCAAGGATGTGGATAACCTGGCGGCGGCGGTCGGCAACGATTCTGCGCTCTCGCTGGTATTGCATCGGATTATCAGCGCCTGGTATCTGGGCGTCGTCGGCGACGACGGCGTAACCGGCGGCGCCAAAGTCGTCTCATTCGAGTCGGCGCTGATGTTTGACCAGGTCCGCGACGCGGTGGTGGTGCCGACCTATTGTCGCGCCGCTCCCGGCTATTGGGTGACACAACCGGCAGTCTTGAAAGCGGGGGGTTGAACATGGCCGATAACTTGTCTGCCGATGTCGTGATCGTGGGTTCCGGCGTCGCCGGCGCTTTGGTTGCGCATCAACTTGCCTTGTCTGGCGCATCGGTACTGGTGCTGGAAGCCGGGCCGCGGATCGAACGCTGGCGCATCGTCGAAAACTATCGGAATACGCCGAGCAAAGACGATTTCATGGTGCCCTACCCGTCCACCAAATATGCGCCGCATCCGGAATACACGCCGGAAAACAATTACCTGATCCTCAAGGGAACACACAAATACAATTCGCAATACATCCGCGCAGTGGGTGGTACGACCTGGCACTGGGCCGCCGCTGCATGGCGCTTCCTGCCTAACGACTTCAAGATGAAAACCTTGTACGGCGTCGGCCGCGACTGGCCGATCAGTTACGACGAGCTGGAGCCGTACTATTACCGCGCCGAAGTCGAGCTTGGAGTATCCGGCCCCAACGACGGCACCGATCTCGGCTCGCCGCGCAAACAGCCGTATCCGATGGATCACCTGCCGCTCTCGTGGAATGACCAGCGCTTCAGCGCCGTCGTCAATGCCGCCGGCCATAAGGTCGTGTCGGAGCCGGTGGCGCGCAACAGCCGCGCTTACGACCAGCGGCCGAACTGCTGCGGCAACAACAACTGCATGCCGATCTGCCCGATCGCCGCCATGTACAGCGGCATCATCCACGTCGAGAAGGCCGAGAAAGCCGGCGCCAAGGTGCTGGCCGACGCGGTGGTCTACCGCATTGAGGTGGATG
This DNA window, taken from Collimonas arenae, encodes the following:
- a CDS encoding D-2-hydroxyacid dehydrogenase family protein → MKIAVLDDYQDSVRHLDCFKMLDGHDVKVFNNSARGTGQLAIRLAEFDALVLIRERSTFSKALLQKLPNLKVISQTGKVSGHIDVEAATENGIAIVEGIGDPTAPAELTWALIMAASRRIPRYVANLQQGQWQTVSSLPQNNVLGNVLKGRTLAIWGYGKIGRMIAGYGKAFGMRVLVWGRDASRAAAQQDGYQAAESKQQFFSEADVLTLHLRLNDATRGIVEAGDLALMKPSAIFVNTSRAELVATDALLPALQQGRPGYAALDVYETEPLPHTSPLLQMENVLASPHLGYVEKDSYELYFRAAFQNLVDFANGTPKNVLNPNALLQK
- a CDS encoding sorbitol dehydrogenase family protein, which translates into the protein MPPPVTPAASASSPQNPANQQQSNFLALSTLLTGTQKLNPRTGTRIYGALSTQAIEFEKQAAALWQYALDHQIKDVDNLAAAVGNDSALSLVLHRIISAWYLGVVGDDGVTGGAKVVSFESALMFDQVRDAVVVPTYCRAAPGYWVTQPAVLKAGG